The Geobacter sp. AOG2 genome includes a window with the following:
- a CDS encoding phospholipid carrier-dependent glycosyltransferase, producing MNDLKAYFSPRHYPALRDISILLFLFGGAFFLFLGHAGLIEPDEGRYSEIPREMLEKGDFVTPTLNYVHYFEKPPLHYWLNALSFKLFGLNEFAARFAGTLAGLLTVLLVYHTGRKLFGRREGLFSAFILGTSTGFLAQSRINLTDMTLTFCLSAALCCFIIAAGADERHKGRYYYSFFLFSALAVLTKGLIGIVFPAGIIVIYLATTRRWHLLKEMHLVGGVGLFLVVAVPWFVLVSQRNPEFARFFFIHEHLERFLTKVHGRYQPFWFFAPILLLTMLPWSFYAVRAVVRAWGERRQQNGDRLVFLLAWAAFIFIFFSASDSKLIPYILPVFPPLALLTGKLFSDLMDREQQRNFAPESAVLGTLMLVTAALAVLYPHVRELAPFLTGTGLVRPGSSLLTKQPILSPAGGVVMACLSFSMGAAIWLAGRRKEVLILFAGLCLSSYFLETIGLQVFMEGIEFKKSSKELALLAQQTTSRGGCLVSFGYEQSLPFYTGKRVVVVGDMGELEFGSKQGNQASWFVDEADFMRLWQGTRPVVVLLKRADYERIAPRLVPEASVLGSKGKKILICNGSTTNLPLP from the coding sequence ATGAACGACCTTAAGGCCTATTTCTCCCCCCGCCACTATCCGGCACTGCGGGATATCTCGATACTGTTGTTCCTGTTCGGCGGGGCCTTCTTCCTCTTCCTGGGGCATGCCGGACTGATTGAGCCGGACGAAGGGCGTTATTCGGAAATCCCCCGCGAGATGCTGGAAAAAGGGGATTTCGTCACTCCAACGCTGAACTATGTCCACTACTTCGAAAAACCACCCCTGCACTACTGGCTGAATGCCCTCTCCTTCAAGCTCTTCGGGCTGAATGAATTTGCCGCCCGGTTTGCCGGCACGCTGGCGGGGCTTCTGACCGTACTTCTTGTCTACCATACCGGCCGCAAACTGTTCGGCAGGCGCGAGGGGCTATTCTCGGCCTTCATCCTGGGCACCTCCACCGGATTCCTCGCCCAGTCCCGCATCAACCTGACCGACATGACATTGACTTTTTGTCTGTCGGCGGCCCTGTGCTGCTTCATTATCGCTGCCGGAGCCGACGAACGGCACAAAGGGCGCTACTATTATTCGTTTTTTCTGTTTTCGGCCCTGGCGGTGCTCACCAAGGGGTTGATCGGGATTGTCTTTCCTGCTGGCATCATTGTCATCTATCTTGCAACGACCCGCCGCTGGCATCTGCTGAAAGAGATGCACCTGGTCGGCGGCGTCGGGCTTTTCCTGGTCGTGGCGGTCCCCTGGTTCGTGCTGGTATCGCAGCGCAATCCCGAGTTCGCCCGTTTCTTTTTCATCCATGAACACCTGGAGCGCTTCCTCACCAAGGTCCACGGCCGGTATCAACCGTTCTGGTTCTTTGCCCCCATTCTGCTCCTGACCATGCTCCCCTGGTCGTTCTACGCCGTGCGTGCCGTTGTCCGGGCATGGGGCGAGCGGCGGCAACAGAACGGGGACCGCCTGGTGTTCCTGCTTGCCTGGGCTGCATTCATCTTCATCTTTTTTTCCGCATCCGATTCCAAGCTGATCCCGTATATCCTCCCCGTGTTCCCCCCGTTGGCCCTCCTGACGGGCAAGCTGTTCTCCGATCTGATGGACCGGGAACAGCAGAGGAATTTCGCCCCGGAAAGCGCGGTGCTGGGTACGCTCATGCTCGTGACGGCAGCCCTTGCGGTCCTCTATCCCCATGTGCGGGAGCTTGCCCCATTTCTCACGGGGACGGGCCTGGTCCGGCCCGGCAGCTCGCTTTTGACGAAGCAGCCGATCCTGTCACCGGCAGGTGGCGTCGTCATGGCCTGTCTATCGTTTTCCATGGGTGCGGCGATTTGGCTGGCCGGACGGAGAAAGGAAGTGCTGATCCTGTTTGCCGGCCTCTGTCTCAGCTCATACTTTCTGGAAACCATAGGGCTTCAGGTATTCATGGAGGGGATCGAGTTCAAGAAATCTTCAAAAGAACTTGCGCTTCTGGCGCAACAGACCACATCGCGCGGCGGTTGCCTCGTCTCGTTCGGTTATGAACAATCGCTGCCGTTCTACACCGGGAAGCGGGTCGTGGTGGTGGGAGACATGGGTGAGCTGGAGTTCGGGAGCAAGCAGGGCAATCAGGCGTCCTGGTTTGTTGACGAAGCCGATTTCATGCGACTGTGGCAGGGAACACGGCCGGTTGTCGTGCTGCTTAAAAGAGCCGACTACGAGCGGATTGCCCCCCGACTTGTCCCCGAGGCCTCGGTCTTGGGCTCCAAAGGCAAAAAGATACTGATCTGCAACGGGAGCACAACGAATCTCCCGCTACCGTAG